Genomic window (Nicotiana sylvestris chromosome 7, ASM39365v2, whole genome shotgun sequence):
GTGTGTGTTACACACTTTGGTAGCTCATGACCATTGAAAAAAGCCCTCACCATGTCGTACAGGCATCCCCTATTATGTCCCAACAAGAATGATAGAATTTGCCTGTCATACCATCTGGGCCCCCAGCACTATCACCATTAAGTCCAAATACTGCCACTTTAACCTCCTGTTTTGTTGGATGCTTAATCAATTCTGCATTTTGCTCAGTGTTAATCAGATTAGGAACATGCTCTACGATATCAAATAGTGAAGGAGTAGCTGCTTATGTGAATTGTTCCTCATTGAATTTGATAGCCTCTTCTgcaatttcttgttcttcttcaatcCATGTTCCTCCACTATTTTGAATTCTGTTAAGCTGAAGTCTCTTCCTCCTACCTCTCACTTGTGCGTGGAAGAACTTAGTGTTCCTATCCCCTTCCTTGAACCAAGTCATGCCTGCTTTTTGTTGCCAATATTTTTCCTCTAGTGCAAGACATTTGATCAATTCTGCCTGAACCTTTTGTAGCCTTTCCCTGTTCATCCCTGTAGGATTTGCTTCAAATTCTGCTTCATGAACCATCACTACATCCTCCATTCTTGCTATATTTTGGAAAATATCTCCAAATGTAGCCTTACTCCACAATGAAAGggccttctttaatttttttaacttgtgatTAAAAATAATATAAGGATTTGCACTGAAATCAGCTGTCCAATTCTCTTTCACCACATCTTTAAAAGTTGCATGTTCCACCCACAAATTCAAGAACTTAAAAGGCTTTTTTATTGGTGGAGTCTCAATATCACACTTTAGATACATTGGACTATGATCGGAACCAGTCTTTGACAAATGTTGCACCTCTATTCCTGGAAATGTTTGTTGGAACTGAAAATTGGCCAAACATCTGTCTAGCCTTTTGAATATACAGTCTTCCTCTGCTctcccattccaccatgtaaatatgctGCCTTTAAATCCAAGGTCGAAGAGATTGCAAGTGTTGACGCAATGTCGAAAATCATTAATTTCATTCAATGACATAGGTAACCCACCAAACTTCTCTTCTTCATCCCATAttacattgaaatctcctcctacaAGCCATGGTGCATCCATATCCCTTGCCATTGCATATAATGGATCCCATAATTCTATCCTCTCAATTGCATCACATTTAGCATTTATCAATGTTAGGACAAACTCCACATGCGATTCAGTATGAAACAATCATGGTGTTAATTGTTGCACCATATTGTACATAACAGTTACCTCAAATACCTCATCTATGAAAGCCCAGATCTTGTTGGAAACATTTGAAATTGCTTGTGCAAGTCCTATCTTTTTTCTGTACCTTTCCAGTTTTTTTGCTTGTTGCTTTGGCTCCATTAGTCCTACAAATTCATAGTGATTTTTCCTGTGCATTTTTGTCAACTTTCAAAGGCCtgttgtgtgttgactgaccttATATTCCAAATGAGAGCATTCATCACTGATTGTTTGATTTAGTTAGCGTTCTCCTTGTGTGCACCCCAGCTTTTGGGGGtgcaaaattatctttttgttgcttcttctttccttttgctGCTGATTTTTACCTTTTCCACTTGCGTAGGTGATAAGTCACCTTGCCTTGCAGCATTCATAAGGTGTTGGGTAGTTGATTCTTGATCCATGTCGTATCCTGATCtaccaggttcttctccttcttcattgTCTTCCTTCCCTCCTGATGTAGCTCCAAATGCATTCTTTTCAGGGACCAAGGTCTTCTCTTCTCCTCGTTTTAACAGCTGCAACTTGTTTTTCTCCAATATAATAGTAACATTTACtatttctgtttttattggctgTTTCTCCTTCTCTGTTGTGTTGTGTCCTTGTGGGTCTTCTTGTGATTTCTGAAGTTTATTGTCTTCTGTTCCTCCAGGATCATTTACCTATAGGCCTCTTCCTTTATAGTTTCTAATTTCTGTGACTTCTGCTATCTGATAATTATTGTTGTGCTCAACAATTTCTGATTCTCCCATTATTAAAAAATTACCAGTTGTATTGTTGTCATTGGCATGGGGCTCTCCATTTACACTTTGCTCATTTACActttgctcatcttcttctttgtccTTTTCATTTGGTTCCTCATCAGCTTGTGCTCCTAGTGGTACTTCATTCTCCTCTGAATCGTATTCCCTTTGTGCATCCCATAGCCTGCCTCCACAACCTTGcactctttctttaaatgtagaCGATTTTGACCCCTCTGCTTGAGAATTTGGAGTTTTATTAAGTTCCTTGTTCACTAATGTATCTTGTGATGGGATTTCCTGGCATGATGTATTGATCTTCACTATTCCATCTCCTGTTTTATCCTTGAAACTTCTTTCTACCCATTGTGCAGTATCTTTTTTTGCTTTTGATGCCTCCTTTCCATTGACTAGACCATTAGTCGAACCAATCCCCGATGAGTTAAGATGAAAAGCTTGTGCTGCTGGATTTAGCTTTCCCTCATTATTGAccatatgttttggtttttgcttTGTAGATTCTTGGTTATGAACTGCTGGACTGCTTGTTGTTGCATTAGCTGCCACCATTCCAATTGATTAATAGGttcttcctcttcatccatcCCTTGTAATATTGCAAACTTGTTAACTACTTGAACATGATCATCTTCTTCATtaacttttttttctctcttctcttttgtcaaaataaaacattttttttcttttcaaaatttcggcagagtttcagtacattggttttttcaaaacaggtgatTATCTTACTTAGCCCTCACACTGTTGTTCTCTTTTTGTCaactttctcctattattcaaaagccggtcagcatgcgactctgaagcaaataaatgcacaagtagcaagtaagatgcatgaggatggtcttttcatttcaggtacacctgtcctagacagacccaacccctgtgttgagtctcaaaagtcaaaatgcacatgatgcaaacaaacgttcctactagggatctggcatgaggtattgttatactaggtttaaaaacctgggtttattttttctagacctggcttacccgagcggacaactcgagccgaggcggcggctgcgtaccggtaaccaaaagatcattcaGCTTtacaacttgtctgaacctcgttctgtttgggatatgacactaacagaaagaagtcacgaccagcgtgcactcctcgggagagagaagagaggggtttcgtagcagtttatatatacagttcaaatactatcaaagcggtaaaaagcaacatttagcacattaggctcaaacatgtaataaaatcagataacagataaaaccaaatatagcAATTCGTCTAAGCTCAatttcttaaaccctgaaccagagattctaagttcgatccccagcagagtcgccagagctgtcacacctcctttttcctacacctccGGAAGGGgcatataagagagttttttccaatttaagtgacaatcgaaatggattatttatttaaaattcagagtcgccacttgggaaatttatGGTGTCCCTCGTTCAaataccgaatcgaggaaaagattgactttgtttaacagtccgcgaaccagaagtccgagtaaggaattttgttaacccggaagaaggtgttaggtattcccgagttccgtggttctagcacggtcgctcaactgttatattcggcttaattatatgatttaaataattatgaacctatgtgcaaattttagttttaaccgcttttattcattcttaaagaaaattgcaacgttattaaaatatgttttgaaccacgtcacataaatgcacacgtgggtttttacatattttaacatcgttgtgatttggatttgggtcacataaatgcgcacccgagtttaggaaggtaatattattaaatgacgcgcctaaagcaactatgcatttgcactgtgcgagggccatggaatttgcTAAACAACactcctcgaattctaaggattaaaatattaactaagcgagggccatgcatttaaGATTTCATTTGGCACGgcacctcaattccaattctaAAAAGGAATTCAAACAATATTttagagggccataaactatttttattgtctaatatggcacacctccatTAATTAATGAGCATAACTAGTTGGTTAAAAAAACGTAAGAAGATTCCCATTTATTTTATGCTAATGTTTGAGCCAAAATTTAATACTTGATGAACTAGTAACAGACAACCCATGTTTGATCACGGAAAGGCCCGGGCTGGTCAGAAGTCCAACGGCCAACTATCAATTACTATATGATCAACGAAAGAAACAGCTGGGCTCGACGTGAGCCCAGGTGGAAAATCCCATCGCTGGAAAGAAATTCGGCATAACTGGGCCAAAGAAGGCAGCCCAGTTTCACGATTCAACGCTAAACGTTTGAGGCCAATTGCATCATTCAAAGAAATCTGGGTTAATACTGATAATCTTGGACTCAGATGCAAAGCTTATTTAGATACTAACATATATTCTGAAGTGAATATGCAATTCCTAGTGAGATTTATTTCAACAAAACTCAACAAAACGACCTTCCTACATCGCCAAAATAGAACATTCCATGCTTCAATAACAACTGATCATTACCAATCATTACATGAAATTGAAACACTTAATGATTCTTCCCTGAGCATCATTATCGTTCATACAACCAGCCTAGCTATTAAACACAACCAATTCTTATTACAATTTCATCGAAATACTTGAAAGGACCTCGAAACACATATATATGTTTGATAAGATGGCTTTAACAAGAAATTTCACTCTGTACCCAGTCGAATGACCTTTTAAAAATGCAAGAAGCTTATACACAAGCAGAAGCAGAACTAAGTGAGACTTTGACATCACTTGACTAACACATATTACACTGGGTCTAAATGAATACTCTTGAATCAACTATATTCAGGCAAGATCCAAATCCATCACTTAAAACAGAGGTAATACCAGGGAATGAAATATGCAAAATAGGCTAGGCTAGGCAAACATGAGATAAATAAAATGGCAGAATCAAGTAGTAATCAGCAAGAGGGACTAATGTTGGCCATTTAACTTCAGCTTGGTTTACAGATCTTCACAATGAGACTCAATCAGGCCTCATTTCTAGTCACGGTTCAAAGGAGTACCTGGAGATTACAAAAGGGAAAAGAGGTGAATGCagtaacagcaacagcagtaacactCTGTACCCAAAAAATGAGTTTGCGGACTAGTTTTAAACCCAACATATGAGACACAATAATCCAGGCACTAATTTCAGTCACTCGACGAACCAGAAGACCTCAAATCAGACTTGGCCTTAACCCATTTTAGTATAAGCTAACCAGAAATTGCTTCAACAATAGGAAAACTTCAGAAGAATACTAAGAGAACTCAATGTAACaatgttattttcctaaaatTCCTCAGCCGTTTtgattttttctgattttctcttcaatctcttcagtctgccttgaaaggcaagtaTAGGATGCCTTTATAAGCAAGGGACTAGGGCAGACCTTAGGATTCAATTTGCACTTAGAACCTTTTGATATTTTCCTTTTAGCTTAGGTACCATTAGTGTAAAATTCAGAAGTTCAAATTAGTCCCCAACCCAACTTCCTAGAAGATTCCTCAATCAGTTTTCAAAGATTCCCTAAGCCAATTTTCCCAAACTAACCCTCAAACCCATGAAAATTGCTTCAGAATTCCCAAATGGGTTAATTTGACCCAATGACTTAAACCAAATTAAACAGGTTGCACTTTGCAAATGGGTCGGAAACAACCCAAAGCCCAAACAATAAACTAACCCAACTAAATTCTATAAGCATCTGTAAAAACAGAACAATACAAAAACTGAGATGATTTCCACAATCAAAATCTAAACTAAGTTACTGATTAATTAACACAAATATGAAAGGAATTAACTAAGTTATTAAATCAAAATGACCTAATTGAATTAAACTAGGTGGCTAAGACAAAAAGGTGAAAATCAGACTTTGAGCATGCCATTAACACAAACCAAACAGACCAAGAAAATCAAAGGACAAGCTTTTacaatttgaaaaagaaacaaagggaCCAAACGAACAACAAACAATTTAAACTCGGAAAATTGGCCGAATTTTCAGCCCGAGCAAGAAAAAATCTACCTAAAGAAAAGGAgaggaaaagaagaggaaaaagaggTGTAATAACACCAAAATGAACAGAAAAAATGAAGGGAACTCACcgactatgcttgaaatcgaTACTGATATTCTGAGTTACCCCAAGACAATGTGAATCGCGTGTTCTTGGTCAAGAACAAGAGAACATCATTATTTTGTGATAAAACGGCCTTGAACACTTAGGGATTTCGGAGAAAATAGCCTTACATGCACGGGTTCGATTTAGGCTTTTAGGGCCTGAACTCAGATTCAAGATTCAACGAGCTAGGCTATGATTCGAGGGTAAAGGGTCAGAGATTTGGGATGGGGAGACGAAAATGGTT
Coding sequences:
- the LOC138873852 gene encoding uncharacterized protein: MVAANATTSSPAVHNQESTKQKPKHMVNNEGKLNPAAQAFHLNSSGIGSTNGLVNGKEASKAKKDTAQWVERSFKDKTGDGIVKINTSCQEIPSQDTLVNKELNKTPNSQAEGSKSSTFKERVQGCGGRLWDAQREYDSEENEVPLGAQADEEPNEKDKEEDEQSVNEQSVNGEPHANDNNTTEDNKLQKSQEDPQGHNTTEKEKQPIKTEIVNVTIILEKNKLQLLKRGEEKTLVPEKNAFGATSGGKEDNEEGEEPGRSGYDMDQESTTQHLMNAARQGDLSPTQVEKVKISSKRKEEATKR